Proteins encoded by one window of Elaeis guineensis isolate ETL-2024a chromosome 12, EG11, whole genome shotgun sequence:
- the LOC105054986 gene encoding uncharacterized protein isoform X2: MGSTRTNFYKNPSFAYNKDLSLSSVLQNLRAYNAATGNAPSTTATSGEPTPEESPENKKYAPSHSRHRKRKHEGKRHQEAASAEEQSQTSFSHQGYIEKIRKEIGTSRFSLDTSPRSVGTSSRNCEPVMNCKGGERTSSEECEEKLDASIPAHAEESNRVKERHEQRFPLPGEPACVLCGRYGEYICDRTGDDICSIDCKTELLELKDLPLRTFSHKELPWQTGPEDVLQMPELEKDAWDEDRHQWSSDAQKTFSLSTYKCWRCQKPGHLAEDCLVKIGSSNRCSQELVSDYRLNPIPKDLRALYKRCQQIGKNSSSATCNTCHGSSSLALCLDCNMVFCDSAGHLKAHICAHPSHQRFYSYKLKRLVKCCKSTCNVTELKDLLVCHYCLDKAFDKFYNMYTATWNGTGLSVIWGSICCDDHFTWHRMNCYGSDVEGSASIIKSNMQRDPSGQLSDFIF; this comes from the exons ATGGGCAGCACGCGAACCAACTTCTACAAGAATCCCTCCTTCGCCTACAACAAAGACTTGAGCCTGTCCTCCGTCCTCCAAAACCTCAGAg CATACAATGCCGCGACTGGAAACGCACCATCCACCACCGCTACCAGCGGCGAACCAACTCCGGAAGAGAGTCCGGAGAACAAGAAGTATGCCCCCTCTCATTCACGGCATCGGAAGCGGAAGCACGAAGGAAAGCGGCACCAGGAGGCAGCGAGTGCCGAGGAGCAAAGCCAGACGAGTTTCTCCCATCAAGGCTACATCGAGAAGATAAG GAAAGAAATAGGAACTTCTCGGTTTTCCCTTGATACATCTCCACGTTCAGTG GGGACTTCCAGCAGGAATTGTGAGCCCGTTATGAATTGTAAAG GGGGTGAAAGAACTTCATCTGAAGAATGTGAAGAAAAACTGGATGCATCCATTCCTG CTCATGCAGAAGAGAGTAATCGAGTTAAGGAGAGACATGAACAACGCTTTCCTTTACCTGGAGAGCCAGCCTGTGTCTTATGTGGACGTTATGGAGAGTATATCTGTGATAGG ACTGGTGATGATATCTGCAGCATAGATTGCAAAACTGAACTACTGGAACTCAAAGATCTTCCCCTG AGAACATTTAGTCACAAGGAATTGCCATGGCAAACTGGACCTGAAGATGTGTTACAGATGCCTGAGTTAGAGAAGGATGCTTGGGATGAGGACAGGCATCAGTGGTCCTCTGATGCCCAGAAGACGTTCAGTCTGTCTACATATAAATG TTGGAGATGTCAAAAGCCTGGCCACCTAGCGGAGGATTGCTTGGTGAAAATAGGTTCTTCCAATCGATGCAGCCAG GAACTGGTGTCGGATTACAGATTGAACCCAATACCTAAAGACCTACGTGCCCTCTACAAAAG ATGCCAGCAAATAGGAAAGAACTCATCTAGTGCAACATGCAATACTTGTCATGGCTCATCAAGTTTGGCACTGTGCCTTGACTGTAACATGGTCTTCTGCGATAG TGCAGGTCATTTGAAGGCACATATTTGTGCACACCCTTCTCATCAAAGGTTTTACTCTTATAAGCTTAAACGTTTG GTAAAATGCTGCAAGTCGACTTGCAATGTAACAGAATTGAAGGATCTTCTAGTTTGCCACTATTGCCTTGATAAGGCCTTTGACAAGTTCTACAATATGTATACAGCCACATG GAATGGGACTGGACTTTCTGTCATCTGGGGTTCCATTTGTTGTGATGACCATTTCACTTG GCATCGAATGAACTGCTACGGTTCTGATGTAGAAGGCAGTGCATCTATTATCAAAAGCAATATGCAAAGAGATCCAAGCGGCCAGCTCAGTGACTTCATTTTCTGA
- the LOC105054986 gene encoding uncharacterized protein isoform X1 — translation MGSTRTNFYKNPSFAYNKDLSLSSVLQNLRAYNAATGNAPSTTATSGEPTPEESPENKKYAPSHSRHRKRKHEGKRHQEAASAEEQSQTSFSHQGYIEKIRKEIGTSRFSLDTSPRSVGTSSRNCEPVMNCKGGERTSSEECEEKLDASIPAHAEESNRVKERHEQRFPLPGEPACVLCGRYGEYICDRTGDDICSIDCKTELLELKDLPLVERTFSHKELPWQTGPEDVLQMPELEKDAWDEDRHQWSSDAQKTFSLSTYKCWRCQKPGHLAEDCLVKIGSSNRCSQELVSDYRLNPIPKDLRALYKRCQQIGKNSSSATCNTCHGSSSLALCLDCNMVFCDSAGHLKAHICAHPSHQRFYSYKLKRLVKCCKSTCNVTELKDLLVCHYCLDKAFDKFYNMYTATWNGTGLSVIWGSICCDDHFTWHRMNCYGSDVEGSASIIKSNMQRDPSGQLSDFIF, via the exons ATGGGCAGCACGCGAACCAACTTCTACAAGAATCCCTCCTTCGCCTACAACAAAGACTTGAGCCTGTCCTCCGTCCTCCAAAACCTCAGAg CATACAATGCCGCGACTGGAAACGCACCATCCACCACCGCTACCAGCGGCGAACCAACTCCGGAAGAGAGTCCGGAGAACAAGAAGTATGCCCCCTCTCATTCACGGCATCGGAAGCGGAAGCACGAAGGAAAGCGGCACCAGGAGGCAGCGAGTGCCGAGGAGCAAAGCCAGACGAGTTTCTCCCATCAAGGCTACATCGAGAAGATAAG GAAAGAAATAGGAACTTCTCGGTTTTCCCTTGATACATCTCCACGTTCAGTG GGGACTTCCAGCAGGAATTGTGAGCCCGTTATGAATTGTAAAG GGGGTGAAAGAACTTCATCTGAAGAATGTGAAGAAAAACTGGATGCATCCATTCCTG CTCATGCAGAAGAGAGTAATCGAGTTAAGGAGAGACATGAACAACGCTTTCCTTTACCTGGAGAGCCAGCCTGTGTCTTATGTGGACGTTATGGAGAGTATATCTGTGATAGG ACTGGTGATGATATCTGCAGCATAGATTGCAAAACTGAACTACTGGAACTCAAAGATCTTCCCCTGGTTGAG AGAACATTTAGTCACAAGGAATTGCCATGGCAAACTGGACCTGAAGATGTGTTACAGATGCCTGAGTTAGAGAAGGATGCTTGGGATGAGGACAGGCATCAGTGGTCCTCTGATGCCCAGAAGACGTTCAGTCTGTCTACATATAAATG TTGGAGATGTCAAAAGCCTGGCCACCTAGCGGAGGATTGCTTGGTGAAAATAGGTTCTTCCAATCGATGCAGCCAG GAACTGGTGTCGGATTACAGATTGAACCCAATACCTAAAGACCTACGTGCCCTCTACAAAAG ATGCCAGCAAATAGGAAAGAACTCATCTAGTGCAACATGCAATACTTGTCATGGCTCATCAAGTTTGGCACTGTGCCTTGACTGTAACATGGTCTTCTGCGATAG TGCAGGTCATTTGAAGGCACATATTTGTGCACACCCTTCTCATCAAAGGTTTTACTCTTATAAGCTTAAACGTTTG GTAAAATGCTGCAAGTCGACTTGCAATGTAACAGAATTGAAGGATCTTCTAGTTTGCCACTATTGCCTTGATAAGGCCTTTGACAAGTTCTACAATATGTATACAGCCACATG GAATGGGACTGGACTTTCTGTCATCTGGGGTTCCATTTGTTGTGATGACCATTTCACTTG GCATCGAATGAACTGCTACGGTTCTGATGTAGAAGGCAGTGCATCTATTATCAAAAGCAATATGCAAAGAGATCCAAGCGGCCAGCTCAGTGACTTCATTTTCTGA